One Spinacia oleracea cultivar Varoflay chromosome 4, BTI_SOV_V1, whole genome shotgun sequence DNA segment encodes these proteins:
- the LOC110775966 gene encoding uncharacterized protein: protein MTLRHMSTPFSEDIMNPPKEPKVKTPTIKDYDGTTDPDMHLVAYRHHMYVQGTNEATCYKYFPATLKGVASKWFMAHKEERKTGMHLGRIQQGKDESLRIYVKRFNLEAGQIPYLPDDVSFDNFIRRLKKGSLKFDLVMKSVRTMAEVLDEAGAFIHATEICSASKDGKTGEATDSSGKKGKTDRKAPRVNGTWALSKEQDTNSPGHKRERPQEREYFEYNTDLLTILVDVGIRFDLERPFPMKSPAESQDPKLTPKDYLQRSAHGSGKNQYKKNKSPVSPTERNHIEGGLVAVISGGPAAGGPTMRGQKDYARRLGQVMLSGKSPVDPFPRIEICESDGGRVATPHDDPLVVEIKISNMRVKCILIDTGSSSDIMSMECLSRLAHDPKTIESIHYPIIGF from the exons ATGACGTTGAGGCACATGAGCACCCCCTTTTCTGAGGACATAATGAACCCCCCGAAAGAACCTAAAGTCAAAACTCCTACCATTAAAGACTATGACGGTACCACCGACCCAGATATGCACCTAGTTGCATACCGTCAccacatgtatgttcaaggaactAATGAAGCCACCTGTTACAAATACTTTCCTGCTACCCTTAAAGGAGTGGCGTCCAAATG gttcatggcacacaaggaagaaaggaaaacaggCATGCATTTGGGACGCATTCAACAAGGAAAAGATGAGTCACTAAGAATCTATGTGAAGCGCTTCAATCTAGAGGCTGGACAGATCCCATATCTTCCCGACGACGTCTCCTTCGATAATTTTATTAGGAGACTTAAGAAAGGATCATTAAAGTTTGATTTGGTTATGAAGAGCGTTCGGACTATGGCTGAAGTATTGGACGAGGCTGGAGCATTTATCCACgcaacagaaatatgcagcgcgtccAAAGATGGAAAGACTGGTGAGGCAACAGATTCCTCAGGAAAGAAAGGCAAGACAGACCGAAAAGCCCCAAGAGTAAATGGTACTTGGGCTCTTTCGAAAGAGCAGGATACCAACTCTCCTGGACACAAGAGAGAACGTCCACAAGAAAGAGAATATTTCGAGTACAACACGGACCTCCTCACGATACTGGTGGACGTCGGGATTAGGTTTGATCTTGAACGACCTTTCCCCATGAAGTCTCCTGCTGAGAGTCAAGACCCTAAGTT GACACCTAAAGACTACCTACAAAGGAGTGCTCACGGCTCGGGGAAGAACCAGTACAAAAAGAATAAGTCACCTGTCTCACCTACAGAGCGAAATCACATCGAAGGGGGacttgtagccgtcatatccgGGGGGCCAgccgctggaggacccaccatgagggGACAAAAAGACTATGCCCGCCGCCTAGGTCAAGTAATGTTGTCAGGGAAGTCACCTGTGGACCCATTTCCTCGGATAGAGATATGTGAATCGGATGGTGGACGAGTAGCCACTCCACATGATGACCCCCTCGTAGTCGAGATCAAAATCTCCAACATGAGAGTGAAGTGTATCCTGATAGACACTGGAAGTTCATCTGACATAATGAGCATGGAGTGCCTCAGCCGCCTAGCCCACGATCCCAAAACCATAGAGAGCAtacactatcccatcattggtttttGA